One genomic window of Desulfuromonas sp. AOP6 includes the following:
- a CDS encoding cytochrome C: MIKVLKSTRTYQLMLTSLIVCLLGAGSALALVHPDVVLRGPGGEFINLDAAGPQPAYSAKNTCGGCHIYSNIEQHSYHVQIGANQQMGWDMWNPDSSNTYKSGVAPKGKNWVQSPGHVGKW; this comes from the coding sequence ATGATAAAGGTTTTGAAAAGTACCCGAACGTATCAGCTGATGTTGACATCGCTGATCGTCTGTCTACTGGGGGCGGGCAGTGCCCTGGCCCTGGTGCATCCCGATGTTGTCCTGCGCGGGCCAGGGGGAGAATTTATTAACCTGGATGCCGCCGGCCCGCAGCCGGCCTACAGCGCCAAGAACACCTGCGGTGGCTGTCACATCTATTCGAACATTGAGCAGCATTCCTACCATGTCCAGATCGGGGCCAACCAGCAGATGGGCTGGGATATGTGGAACCCCGATTCTTCCAACACCTACAAGTCCGGTGTGGCACCCAAAGGCAAGAACTGGGTGCAGAGCCCCGGCCACGTAGGCAAGTGGTGA